The following proteins are co-located in the Manihot esculenta cultivar AM560-2 chromosome 7, M.esculenta_v8, whole genome shotgun sequence genome:
- the LOC110619626 gene encoding uncharacterized aarF domain-containing protein kinase At5g05200, chloroplastic gives MATISLSALRGGRFSLFNPCPYPQLSAVSSRSRKLYFPSKAITLFAQYSQAQDRFSSRLQDSIENLPKLVEDIIQTSINTGPRGAIRLAQGVQAFLGVGGEWLADVSKSANSSTGLPTQMQLGLLSPLYLRRLFERMGATYIKLGQFIASAPTMFPPEYVEEFQKCFDRAPAIPFQEIQAILREELGRPIESVYEYVDPMPIASASIAQVHGARLKGSQEDVVIKVLKPGIEDILVADLNFVYIVARILEFLSHDLSRASLVAIVKDIRESMLEEVDFYKEAANIESFRRYLEAMGLTRQATAPKVYQHCSSRRVLTMERLYGVPLTDLDSISSLVSSPETSLITALNVWFGSLLACESFHADVHAGNLWLLRDGRIGFLDFGIVGRISPKTWAAMEVFLTSIASEEYESMASALIEMGATNKDVDTNAFARDLEKIFSSIKELDTEIVVATARDTTTNATAVSANVVVDERQMNALFLDVIRVSESYGLRFPREFALLMKQLLYFDRYTRLLAPNMNMLQDQRITIVSNKRRSYRDNFK, from the exons ATGGCGACTATTTCTCTTTCAGCGTTGCGAGGTGGTCGCTTCTCATTGTTTAATCCTTGCCCGTACCCTCAG TTGTCTGCTGTAAGCAGCAGATCGAGGAAGCTCTATTTTCCTTCCAAGGCAATTACCCTTTTTGCCCAGTATTCTCAAGCACAGGATCGCTTCTCTTCTCGCCTTCAAG ATAGCATTGAAAACCTTCCCAAACTGGTGGAGGATATTATCCAGACATCTATTAATACTGGTCCTCGTGGAGCAATAAGGCTCGCTCAAGGTGTTCAAGCATTTCTTGGAGTTGGTGGCGAGTGGCTGGCAGATGTATCAAAG TCAGCAAATTCATCTACTGGGTTGCCAACACAAATGCAACTTGGATTACTTTCTCCACTGTACTTGAGGAGATTATTTGAGCGTATGGGAGCAACTTATATTAAATTAGGTCAG TTCATAGCATCTGCACCAACAATGTTCCCACCAGAATATGTTGAAGAATTTCAAAAGTGTTTTGATAGAGCTCCAGCCATCCCATTTCAAGAAATTCAAGCAATCTTGCGTGAGGAATTAGGAAGGCCAATAGAAAGTGTGTATGAATATGTTGACCCAATGCCAATTGCCTCAGCCTCTATAGCACAG GTTCATGGGGCAAGGCTCAAAGGTTCACAAGAAGATGTAGTTATAAAGGTCCTCAAACCTGGAATAGAAGATATACTAGTGGCAGATTTGAACTTCGTGTATATTGTTGCTCGCATATTGGAGTTCTTAAGTCATGATCTCAGCCGTGCATCACTA GTTGCTATTGTCAAAGACATAAGGGAATCCATGCTTGAAGAGGTTGATTTTTATAAGGAAGCTGCAAATATTGAGTCATTTAGGAGATATTTAGAAGCTATGGGACTTACAAGGCAGGCTACTGCTCCAAAAGTCTATCAGCATTGCAGCAGCCGGCGAGTTCTTACCATGGAAAGGCTGTATGGAGTACCTCTTACAGACCTGGATTCTATAAGTTCTCTTGTTTCTAGTCCAGAGACCAGTCTTATCACAGCCCTTAATGTGTG GTTTGGTAGTTTGCTTGCATGTGAAAGTTTCCATGCAGATGTGCATGCTGGCAATTTGTGGTTATTACGTGATGGTCGTATTGGATTTCTTGATTTTG GAATAGTAGGTCGCATATCCCCCAAAACCTGGGCTGCTATGGAAGTGTTTTTGACATCAATTGCATCTGAAGAATACGAGTCAATGGCATCTGCCTTGATTGAAATGGGAGCTACAAACAAAGATGTTGATACTAATGCCTTTGCAAGAGACTTGGAAAAGATATTTTCATCAATAAAG GAATTAGATACAGAAATAGTTGTTGCAACAGCACGAGATACTACTACAAATGCAACTGCTGTTTCTGCCAATGTAGTAGTTGACGAGAGGCAAATGAATGCACTTTTTCTCGATGTG ATTCGTGTTAGTGAATCCTATGGACTCAGATTTCCTAGGGAGTTTGCGCTTCTTATGAAACAGCTTCTGTATTTCGATCGGTATACTCGGTTGTTGGCTCCCAACATGAACATGCTTCAGGATCAGAGAATTACGATTGTTTCAAATAAAAGAAGGAGCTATAGGGACAATTTCAAATGA
- the LOC110618602 gene encoding uncharacterized protein LOC110618602 → MASGTSAQIRLVRCPRCMKILPESLDILVYECGGCGTRLQAKDRKENAKSRTSGLPEIDASEKDKLDHVADTKEDCSLSYETSLHSGAECSSNQNNGRDQNESSNGNGDKLSGFYLPSENENNVSDQSESGEFDSEQLEDENSPNDDKKSGTDKNDPGICDNQQDGGVNLSDEDHNNGSHQNESLTCKIEQHEISNEDFSSNELCHLENGKLSQSPLSRTNSEVDVSDESLLSAAKQKVKAKAEAEAEADAHSESNSTLRRSTKGVPIDTKGSNSIATAQHPAKKNISPDIFSSSPYELLEHPQDSPNHRFDYVMSRDAFENSDFIDPSSELSGSLIDLSKSPTTRSSRAYYDDCASSYEGTDDQLPHRHKHSSKHACRIANCVASDARPRREGFPINTSNNDAQHHFRTSASILPERMHYAIKSNKLDRDELLEPIRHGHPCRNWRRLEKDDYLSQRPFHRRNSLASYESGNPSNHNKFHSSFPTQDKPLYTEQEKMKLLRMFYELQDQLNKASLNDKTIGMAGKDDDIRMNHGHEVFQKESFHNLIYPRFCGRLGEESNWPQQKKYSRVPFSAEVTTSRHQVDHSFCCCPQEWKCTTQFPQPGLHQYKGFPRVHSHLGLYNSYGSCPSSPQRHVDPEFPTYSHGTKSDDQRRRNQELKRSLREKHHLAKRHLRPIAGGAPFITCYCCLKQLQLPADFLLFKRRCHQLKCGACSKVLNFSLQDRIHLLPYTPRTETPPPSEVDEYSYSILRRNFTSTSHISGPYTDSVSCSDDCRLSSYKSCSTVRDPVPPKPFHAIQKNEVQGNMPHVSPEHGEETRKFALNEARNKGKNLVQTDESAGSSSRTSILKKVSSEIEELPAAGRRGGGSPLHRLMGYSSASEVIYG, encoded by the exons ATGGCCAGTGGAACAAGTGCACAGATTCGACTTGTCAGATGTCCTAGATGTATGAAGATCCTTCCTGAGTCTCTAGATATTCTTGTCTATGAGTGTGGTGGCTGTGGCACGCGTCTCCAAG CAAAAGATCGAAAAGAAAATGCCAAAAGCAGAACATCTGGATTACCTGAAATTGATGCTTCAGAGAAGGATAAATTGGATCATGTTGCTGATACAAAGGAAGATTGCAGCTTAAGTTATGAAACTAGTCTTCATTCTGGAGCGGAATGCTCCTCGAACCAAAATAATGGGAGGGATCAGAATGaatccagcaatggcaatgGTGACAAGCTCTCAGGCTTTTACTTACCAAGTGAAAACGAAAACAATGTAAGCGACCAAAGTGAATCTGGGGAGTTTGATAGTGAGCAGCTCGAAGATGAAAACTCACCAAATGATGACAAAAAAAGTGGGACTGACAAGAATGATCCCGGGATTTGTGACAATCAACAAGACGGAGGCGTAAACTTATCAGATGAGGACCACAACAATGGGAGTCATCAAAATGAATCTCTGACTTGCAAAATTGAGCAGCATGAAATTTCCAATGAAGATTTTTCATCAAATGAACTTTGTCATCTTGAAAATGGGAAGCTGTCCCAGTCTCCATTGTCAAGAACAAATTCAGAAGTTGATGTTAGTGACGAAAGCTTACTATCAGCAGCAAAGCAAAAGGTAAAAGcaaaagcagaagcagaagcagaagcagatgCTCACAGTGAGAGTAATTCTACTTTGAGGAGATCAACCAAAGGGGTGCCGATTGATACGAAGGGAAGTAATTCAATTGCCACCGCCCAACATCcagcaaaaaaaaatatttcacctGACATCTTTTCATCTTCGCCTTATGAACTTCTGGAGCACCCTCAGGATAGTCCTAACCACAGGTTTGACTATGTAATGTCTAGAGATGCTTTTGAAAACTCAGATTTTATCGACCCCAGCTCTGAGCTCAGTGGTTCTCTTATAGATTTGTCCAAATCGCCCACAACCAGAAGCTCTCGTGCTTATTATGATGATTGTGCCTCTTCTTATGAAGGAACTGATGATCAATTGCCTCATCGACACAAGCATTCATCTAAACATGCTTGTAGGATTGCAAACTGTGTTGCTTCTGATGCGAGGCCTAGAAGGGAAGGATTCCCAATCAACACCAGCAATAACGATGCACAACATCATTTCAGGACTTCTGCATCAATTCTGCCTGAAAGGATGCATTATGCCATAAAATCCAACAAGTTGGATCGAGATGAATTGCTAGAGCCCATAAGACATGGCCATCCATGTAGAAACTGGAGAAGATTAGAGAAAGATGACTATCTGTCTCAGCGCCCTTTTCACAGGAGGAACTCTCTGGCTAGCTATGAAAGTGGCAACCCTTCCAATCACAATAAGTTCCATTCAAGCTTTCCAACGCAAGACAAGCCTTTATACACGGAGCAGGAGAAGATGAAACTATTGAGAATGTTTTATGAATTGCAGGATCAACTTAATAAAGCATCTTTGAATGATAAAACAATCGGAATGGCGGGGAAAGATGATGATATTCGCATGAACCACGGTCATGAGGTCTTccagaaggaaagtttccataACTTAATCTATCCCAGGTTTTGTGGAAGACTCGGAGAGGAAAGTAATTGGCCTCAACAGAAAAAATACTCACGAGTACCTTTCTCAGCAGAGGTAACAACCAGTAGACACCAAGTTGATCATTCCTTCTGCTGCTGTCCCCAAGAGTGGAAGTGCACTACACAATTTCCTCAACCTGGCCTTCATCAATATAAAGGGTTTCCTAGGGTACACTCTCATCTTGGCCTTTACAATTCCTATGGCTCTTGTCCCTCGAGCCCTCAAAGGCACGTGGATCCTGAGTTTCCTACATATAGCCACGGAACAAAATCTGATGACCAGAGGCGTAGAAACCAAGAGTTGAAGAGGTCCTTGAGGGAGAAACATCACTTGGCTAAGCGACACCTCAGGCCCATAGCAGGTGGAGCCCCTTTCATAACTTGTTATTGTTGCTTAAAACAGCTGCAGCTGCCTGCAGATTTTCTCCTCTTCAAAAGGAGGTGCCATCAGCTAAAATGTGGTGCTTGTTCGAAGGTACTCAATTTCTCACTTCAAGACAGAATTCATCTACTTCCATATACACCAAGAACTGAAACACCTCCGCCAAGTGAGGTTGACGAGTATAGTTATTCTATTCTTCGGAGAAACTTTACTTCCACTTCTCACATCAGTGGTCCCTATACGGATTCTGTGTCGTGTTCTGATGATTGTAGACTCTCCTCCTACAAAAGTTGCTCCACTGTTAGAGATCCTGTTCCCCCGAAACCATTTCATGCTATCCAAAAAAACGAAGTTCAAGGAAATATGCCACATGTTTCACCTGAGCATGGAGAAGAGACAAGGAAGTTTGCTTTGAATGAAGCTCGAAACAAAGGTAAGAATCTTGTGCAAACAGATGAATCAGCTGGTTCTTCTTCTAGAACGTCCATATTAAAGAAAGTATCATCAGAAATTGAAGAGCTGCCAGCAGCAGGAAGAAGAGGAGGGGGGTCACCACTCCATAGATTAATGGGTTATTCCTCGGCAAGTGAAGTAATATATGGTTAG
- the LOC110618685 gene encoding protein NETWORKED 4A isoform X2: MDQGVNLVLKMIEQDSASLAKKAEICKRIRPDLVDEIEEFYCLYRSLAERYDRLNVELYKSTQTEFQLQGAGNAPVTSMLTPEQKLGSFKTGRVKSVSSGGASSDISSKGGSDLSSLSSSDSESESFNSYGNAYYSLPMNTDDNDPHHKIVKLGTALPSMEEKLKMDVEENGDGMLNSEENESYEEVRSQIIRYEEELRVLKLKLQISEEEVTEFKNELAKSEHFMILTEALQAQLESANRDAKMRETDLEEERARVTTLQKQTADVIHELKGQLKLSQEEKIMLKAKLDSENNQVLKLQERFFQCKNELSDRDDKVKALKLAMLNAEENFLIEKSNLHSNISSLSERENMLEVRLRELELQGKSMEDKLRQCETEKMELQLLHDTHRMGLEAESRQLKVELDDRNGRIEALNKNLDNLKFKYDMLVAEKGGLNAKVNKLTADVSSQDKQIGQMKEHLRRMHMENLERIAGSEELQKLVDELRLRAVELEKKVDKQRDELCAGAEEKREAIRQLCFSLDHYRSGYKELCEAFLQQKRHAVMAS; the protein is encoded by the coding sequence ATGGACCAGGGTGTCAACCTAgtgctgaaaatgattgaacaGGATAGTGCATCTCTAGCAAAGAAAGCTGAAATTTGCAAACGGATTAGACCAGATTTGGTTGATGAAATTGAGGAATTCTATTGTTTGTATCGATCATTAGCCGAGCGCTATGACCGTTTGAATGTGGAGTTATACAAGAGTACACAAACAGAGTTCCAATTGCAGGGTGCTGGCAATGCCCCTGTCACATCAATGCTGACTCCTGAACAAAAGCTAGGTTCATTCAAGACTGGCCGAGTCAAGTCTGTGAGCTCTGGTGGTGCCAGTTCTGATATTTCATCGAAGGGTGGCTCTGACTTGTCATCATTATCGTCATCAGACTCTGAATCAGAATCTTTCAACTCCTATGGCAATGCCTACTATAGCCTCCCCATGAACACTGATGATAACGACCCGCACCACAAGATTGTTAAGTTGGGGACTGCTCTTCCAAGCATGGAAGAGAAACTTAAGATGGATGTGGAAGAAAATGGAGATGGTATGCTGAATTCGGAAGAAAATGAAAGTTATGAAGAAGTGCGCAGTCAGATCATCAGGTACGAGGAAGAGTTGAGAGTTCTGAAGCTAAAATTGCAGATCTCAGAAGAGGAAGTTACTGAGTTCAAAAACGAGCTTGCTAAGAGTGAACATTTTATGATACTAACAGAAGCTTTGCAAGCTCAGCTTGAATCAGCAAATAGAGATGCCAAAATGAGAGAGACTGATCTTGAAGAAGAGAGAGCAAGAGTGACGACGCTGCAAAAACAAACAGCTGATGTTATTCATGAATTGAAAGGTCAGCTTAAATTGTCTCAAGAAGAAAAAATTATGTTGAAGGCCAAGCTTGATTCAGAGAATAATCAAGTTTTAAAATTGCAGGAGAGGTTTTTCCAGTGCAAAAATGAGTTGTCTGATCGCGATGATAAGGTCAAAGCATTAAAACTTGCAATGCTTAATGCTGAGGAGAATTTCttaattgagaaatcaaatCTGCATTCAAATATATCTAGTTTGTCAGAGAGAGAGAACATGTTGGAGGTAAGGCTCAGGGAACTGGAGTTACAAGGCAAATCCATGGAGGATAAATTGAGGCAATGCGAAACTGAGAAAATGGAATTGCAACTTTTACATGACACCCACAGGATGGGGTTGGAAGCAGAGAGCAGGCAGTTGAAGGTAGAACTTGATGACAGAAATGGACGTATAGAAGCTTTGAATAAAAACCTTGACAATCTTAAATTCAAGTATGATATGCTCGTGGCAGAGAAAGGTGGGCTGAATGCTAAGGTAAACAAACTTACTGCAGATGTGAGTTCACAAGACAAACAAATCGGCCAAATGAAAGAGCACCTCAGGCGCATGCATATGGAAAATTTGGAACGCATTGCTGGTTCTGAAGAGCTGCAAAAGCTAGTAGATGAGCTAAGATTGAGAGCAGTGGAGTTAGAGAAGAAGGTGGACAAGCAGAGGGATGAGCTTTGTGCTGGTGCCGAGGAGAAAAGAGAGGCAATAAGGCAGCTTTGTTTCTCCTTGGATCACTATAGGAGTGGGTATAAAGAGCTCTGTGAAGCATTTCTTCAGCAGAAGCGACATGCAGTCATGGCTTCCTAA
- the LOC110618685 gene encoding protein NETWORKED 4A isoform X1, with the protein MNWLMTGMDQGVNLVLKMIEQDSASLAKKAEICKRIRPDLVDEIEEFYCLYRSLAERYDRLNVELYKSTQTEFQLQGAGNAPVTSMLTPEQKLGSFKTGRVKSVSSGGASSDISSKGGSDLSSLSSSDSESESFNSYGNAYYSLPMNTDDNDPHHKIVKLGTALPSMEEKLKMDVEENGDGMLNSEENESYEEVRSQIIRYEEELRVLKLKLQISEEEVTEFKNELAKSEHFMILTEALQAQLESANRDAKMRETDLEEERARVTTLQKQTADVIHELKGQLKLSQEEKIMLKAKLDSENNQVLKLQERFFQCKNELSDRDDKVKALKLAMLNAEENFLIEKSNLHSNISSLSERENMLEVRLRELELQGKSMEDKLRQCETEKMELQLLHDTHRMGLEAESRQLKVELDDRNGRIEALNKNLDNLKFKYDMLVAEKGGLNAKVNKLTADVSSQDKQIGQMKEHLRRMHMENLERIAGSEELQKLVDELRLRAVELEKKVDKQRDELCAGAEEKREAIRQLCFSLDHYRSGYKELCEAFLQQKRHAVMAS; encoded by the coding sequence ATGAATTGGTTGATGACAGGGATGGACCAGGGTGTCAACCTAgtgctgaaaatgattgaacaGGATAGTGCATCTCTAGCAAAGAAAGCTGAAATTTGCAAACGGATTAGACCAGATTTGGTTGATGAAATTGAGGAATTCTATTGTTTGTATCGATCATTAGCCGAGCGCTATGACCGTTTGAATGTGGAGTTATACAAGAGTACACAAACAGAGTTCCAATTGCAGGGTGCTGGCAATGCCCCTGTCACATCAATGCTGACTCCTGAACAAAAGCTAGGTTCATTCAAGACTGGCCGAGTCAAGTCTGTGAGCTCTGGTGGTGCCAGTTCTGATATTTCATCGAAGGGTGGCTCTGACTTGTCATCATTATCGTCATCAGACTCTGAATCAGAATCTTTCAACTCCTATGGCAATGCCTACTATAGCCTCCCCATGAACACTGATGATAACGACCCGCACCACAAGATTGTTAAGTTGGGGACTGCTCTTCCAAGCATGGAAGAGAAACTTAAGATGGATGTGGAAGAAAATGGAGATGGTATGCTGAATTCGGAAGAAAATGAAAGTTATGAAGAAGTGCGCAGTCAGATCATCAGGTACGAGGAAGAGTTGAGAGTTCTGAAGCTAAAATTGCAGATCTCAGAAGAGGAAGTTACTGAGTTCAAAAACGAGCTTGCTAAGAGTGAACATTTTATGATACTAACAGAAGCTTTGCAAGCTCAGCTTGAATCAGCAAATAGAGATGCCAAAATGAGAGAGACTGATCTTGAAGAAGAGAGAGCAAGAGTGACGACGCTGCAAAAACAAACAGCTGATGTTATTCATGAATTGAAAGGTCAGCTTAAATTGTCTCAAGAAGAAAAAATTATGTTGAAGGCCAAGCTTGATTCAGAGAATAATCAAGTTTTAAAATTGCAGGAGAGGTTTTTCCAGTGCAAAAATGAGTTGTCTGATCGCGATGATAAGGTCAAAGCATTAAAACTTGCAATGCTTAATGCTGAGGAGAATTTCttaattgagaaatcaaatCTGCATTCAAATATATCTAGTTTGTCAGAGAGAGAGAACATGTTGGAGGTAAGGCTCAGGGAACTGGAGTTACAAGGCAAATCCATGGAGGATAAATTGAGGCAATGCGAAACTGAGAAAATGGAATTGCAACTTTTACATGACACCCACAGGATGGGGTTGGAAGCAGAGAGCAGGCAGTTGAAGGTAGAACTTGATGACAGAAATGGACGTATAGAAGCTTTGAATAAAAACCTTGACAATCTTAAATTCAAGTATGATATGCTCGTGGCAGAGAAAGGTGGGCTGAATGCTAAGGTAAACAAACTTACTGCAGATGTGAGTTCACAAGACAAACAAATCGGCCAAATGAAAGAGCACCTCAGGCGCATGCATATGGAAAATTTGGAACGCATTGCTGGTTCTGAAGAGCTGCAAAAGCTAGTAGATGAGCTAAGATTGAGAGCAGTGGAGTTAGAGAAGAAGGTGGACAAGCAGAGGGATGAGCTTTGTGCTGGTGCCGAGGAGAAAAGAGAGGCAATAAGGCAGCTTTGTTTCTCCTTGGATCACTATAGGAGTGGGTATAAAGAGCTCTGTGAAGCATTTCTTCAGCAGAAGCGACATGCAGTCATGGCTTCCTAA